The sequence CCTGGGGGCGGACGCGCCGGTAGAGGCGCGGGACGGTTTCGACGTTGTGGTTGAGCAGTTCGGGGCGGGCGTCGAGCACGGCGTCCAGCGCGTCCCAGATGCCGCGGAAGTCCGGGATGAGCACCTCGACGGTGCACCCGGGCTGGTAGTCGCGGATCAGGCGTATGGTCTCGGCGAAGATCGGCGCGCCGCCGTCCTTGCGTTCGTCGCGGTTGACGCTGGTGACGACGGCGTGTTTGAGGCCCATGAGGCGCACAGCGTCCGCGACCCGGCGCGGTTCGTCCCAATCGAGCCCCTCGTCCGGCCGGCCCGTCGCCACGGCGCAGAAGCCACAGGACCGGGTGCACACGTTGCCAAGGATCATGAAGGTGGCCGTTCCGGCCGTCCAGCATTCGCCCATGTTGGGGCAGCGCGCGCTCTGGCAGACGGTGTGGAGCTGGTGGGAGTCGATGATGTCCACCAACTGCTTATAGGTCTCGCCGTAGGGGAGCTTGACGCGGAGCCAGTCCGGCCGGCGACCCCGCTCGTTGGCGATATCGGGTTTCTCGATCACCGGCAGCTCAAAGAAACCGGAATCCCCATCGCCCGTTGGAAGGAGCGGCTCTTTTTTAACCTGCTTGAGCGAAACCTCTCCCGGATGCAAGGGCTTTTTAGCGCCCGTATTCGTCAAGGGAGTGTTAGACATACGGTATCATCGTCGGAAATTCGCGTGCGATGGGGTCGCCACCAGCCCTGGCCGTCCCGGCTGGAATCTTCGGAACAGGCGACTGGCCGGCTAAACCCAGAGGCCCCGAGGCCGATGGTTGAGGGTAGCCATAACGACCTCGAGTAACTTGACGTGGCTACCCTTTCCCGTCGATAATGATCCCCCTTCGAGGAGACTCCCCCGAGCCCCTAATTGCCCAAAAAACGGGCGCCTGAGGCACCCGGGTTGACACTCCGATCGTTCCCCAGCATCATTCGCTGCCAGAGCCTATGCATACGGTTATAGATACACAAACCATCACCGCGCAAAACGTCCGCTCCACCCTGTCCCGCCACATGCTCACCGATGGCCTGCATCTGGTGTTGGATATGGAAAAAAGCCAGGGAGTACACCTGATCGATGAGTCGACCGGACAGCGGTTCATCGACTTCTTCGGCTTTTTTGCCTCCAACGCGCTCGGGATGAATCATCCCAAGATGTTCAACGACGCCGGCTACACGAAGCGGCTCATGGAAGCAGCGACCAACAAGATCACGAACTCGGATGTGTACACGGTCCACATGGCCCGTTTCCTCGACACGTTCAGCCGTGTCGGCATCCCGTCGTATCTCCCCTACGCCTTCTTCGTTTCGGGTGGGGCGCTTGCCGTCGAAAACACGCTCAAAACGGCCTTCGACTGGAAGGTCCGTCACAACTTCCGGAAGGGCTACCGACGGGAAGTGGGCCAGCAGGTGCTGCATTTCGACCAGGCCTTCCACGGCCGCACGGGCTATACGCTGTCGCTCACGAACACGGCCGACCCGCGCAAGACGCAGTATTTCCCCAAATTCGACTGGCCGCGTATCCTCAATCCGAAACTCTCGTTCCCCTTGAACGACGAGCGTCTGGAGCAGGTAAAACGCGCGGAAGCCATGGCGCTGGCCCAGGCCAAGACCTATTTCCGCGAGCTGAAGGACGATATCGCCTGTGTC comes from Rhodothermales bacterium and encodes:
- the lat gene encoding L-lysine 6-transaminase, whose amino-acid sequence is MHTVIDTQTITAQNVRSTLSRHMLTDGLHLVLDMEKSQGVHLIDESTGQRFIDFFGFFASNALGMNHPKMFNDAGYTKRLMEAATNKITNSDVYTVHMARFLDTFSRVGIPSYLPYAFFVSGGALAVENTLKTAFDWKVRHNFRKGYRREVGQQVLHFDQAFHGRTGYTLSLTNTADPRKTQYFPKFDWPRILNPKLSFPLNDERLEQVKRAEAMALAQAKTYFRELKDDIACVIIEPIQGEGGDNHFRTAFLQQLKDLAHENDTLLVFDEVQTGVGITGSFWAHQAIGVEPDIIAFGKKTQVCGILAGPKLDEVEGHVFKTASRINSTWGGGLVDMVRFDRILEVIEEDRLVENAASTGAHLLKQLHAFAERHPSVSNVRGRGLMCAFDLPDAASRNRFLDETYHQGVLVLGCGTHSVRFRPPLTITPAEIDLGMQTLGEALAKVER
- the lipA gene encoding lipoyl synthase, with translation MSNTPLTNTGAKKPLHPGEVSLKQVKKEPLLPTGDGDSGFFELPVIEKPDIANERGRRPDWLRVKLPYGETYKQLVDIIDSHQLHTVCQSARCPNMGECWTAGTATFMILGNVCTRSCGFCAVATGRPDEGLDWDEPRRVADAVRLMGLKHAVVTSVNRDERKDGGAPIFAETIRLIRDYQPGCTVEVLIPDFRGIWDALDAVLDARPELLNHNVETVPRLYRRVRPQANYQRSLDVLKRAKDQGLRTKSGIMVGLGETREEVLALMDDFVTIGLDVMTIGQYLQPTRMHLPVEAFIHPDVFVEYKQAGEAKGIEHVESGPLVRSSYHAERHV